Proteins from one Streptomyces genisteinicus genomic window:
- a CDS encoding glycosyltransferase, whose protein sequence is MSADRAEPRVLLLTCGPLDGPETPGTELARELLLTVPDVEYAWFRRWWGRARNAGDAPGGQSVSVVSREGAPSAAVRLQILAAAALSARRAGLVHAVLPVGPGFAAFSRLWPRVAGSRPVLHTVPAAVDPAALAGCRPLGRTVALSEATAQQLTKAGFGPVRVVNPSVRLDLWPVRRRQERTPPMVLAIGDGGTEEAMLSAGVAARAGADFQLVLALAEDGPGGAEGPRPPEDLLRGIAAREGLLDMEVLRHVGDLPGLLAAADVLLYVPRRMTGRADVPPMVLRALATGRPVILSDLPQFSALSDTVLRTPAADPHHTGHLLRQLLDRPWWWDRVAERGRATADARFGAGRSAAAYTRLYRELLG, encoded by the coding sequence ATGTCCGCTGACCGGGCCGAGCCGCGGGTGCTGCTGCTGACCTGCGGGCCCCTCGACGGCCCCGAGACCCCCGGCACCGAGCTCGCCCGCGAACTGCTCCTCACCGTGCCGGACGTCGAGTACGCCTGGTTCCGGCGCTGGTGGGGCAGGGCCCGGAACGCCGGAGACGCGCCCGGCGGGCAGAGCGTGTCCGTGGTGAGCCGCGAGGGCGCGCCGTCCGCCGCGGTGCGCCTCCAGATCCTGGCGGCGGCGGCCCTGTCGGCGCGGCGGGCCGGTCTGGTGCACGCCGTGCTGCCCGTCGGGCCCGGCTTCGCGGCGTTCTCCCGGCTGTGGCCCAGGGTCGCGGGCAGCCGTCCCGTGCTGCACACGGTTCCCGCCGCCGTCGACCCCGCCGCGCTCGCCGGCTGCCGGCCGCTGGGCCGGACGGTCGCCCTGTCGGAGGCGACCGCCCAGCAGCTGACGAAGGCCGGGTTCGGGCCCGTGCGGGTGGTGAACCCCTCGGTCCGGCTGGACCTCTGGCCCGTGCGGCGGCGGCAGGAGCGCACCCCGCCCATGGTGCTCGCGATCGGCGACGGCGGCACCGAGGAGGCCATGCTGTCGGCCGGGGTGGCGGCCCGGGCGGGGGCCGACTTCCAACTGGTGCTCGCGCTGGCGGAGGACGGCCCGGGCGGCGCGGAAGGCCCCCGGCCGCCGGAGGACCTGCTGCGCGGGATCGCCGCGCGCGAGGGGCTGCTCGACATGGAGGTGCTGCGGCACGTCGGGGACCTCCCGGGGCTGCTCGCGGCGGCGGACGTGCTGCTGTACGTGCCCCGGCGGATGACCGGGCGCGCGGACGTGCCGCCGATGGTGCTGCGGGCCCTGGCGACCGGCCGGCCGGTCATCCTCAGCGATCTGCCGCAGTTCTCCGCCCTGAGCGACACGGTGCTGCGCACCCCCGCGGCCGACCCCCATCACACCGGTCATCTGCTGCGCCAGCTGCTGGACCGGCCCTGGTGGTGGGACCGGGTCGCCGAGCGCGGCCGCGCCACGGCCGACGCGCGGTTCGGTGCCGGCCGGTCCGCCGCCGCCTACACCCGGCTCTACCGCGAACTGCTGGGCTGA
- a CDS encoding glycosyltransferase family 2 protein, which translates to MVSHPLRRATDRVPAGTPSAAPGPAPSRPAVSLVVPVRGDARGASWLLEQVPECVEEIVLVGGARALERVRVPAAVTAGVRRVEQPGGGTGDVPHAGMLAACGERVVLIASNGSMSPKDVPHYLHYLDSGYDFVKGSRFIAGGCSAGYPLVRRAGHVVLLFLARRLYGQRLTDLWFGFCAFRREFVPVLELRPDGVELGAEMVVHALHYGLRVAEVPGRERTRPPEAVRAATFRDGARILGTMLRERPRTALPRLVRLLPARSRPGPGPEAVRRGVDSAPPPGGGA; encoded by the coding sequence TTGGTCAGTCATCCGCTGCGCCGGGCCACGGACCGCGTCCCCGCGGGGACCCCGTCCGCCGCTCCGGGCCCCGCCCCCTCGCGTCCCGCGGTCTCCCTCGTGGTGCCGGTGCGCGGTGACGCGCGTGGGGCGTCCTGGCTCCTGGAGCAAGTGCCGGAGTGCGTCGAGGAGATCGTGCTGGTCGGCGGGGCCCGGGCGCTGGAGCGGGTCCGGGTGCCCGCGGCCGTGACGGCGGGTGTGCGCAGGGTCGAGCAGCCGGGCGGGGGCACGGGCGACGTCCCGCACGCCGGGATGCTCGCGGCCTGCGGGGAGCGGGTGGTGCTCATCGCGTCGAACGGGAGCATGTCGCCGAAGGACGTCCCGCACTACCTGCACTACCTGGACAGCGGGTACGACTTCGTCAAGGGGTCGCGCTTCATCGCGGGCGGTTGCAGTGCGGGGTATCCGCTGGTCCGCAGGGCCGGGCACGTGGTGCTGCTGTTCCTCGCCCGCCGGCTGTACGGCCAGCGGCTGACCGATCTGTGGTTCGGCTTCTGCGCCTTCCGCCGGGAGTTCGTCCCGGTGCTGGAGCTGCGGCCCGACGGTGTGGAGCTGGGTGCGGAGATGGTCGTCCACGCCCTGCACTACGGCCTGCGGGTCGCGGAGGTCCCGGGCAGGGAGCGCACACGCCCTCCGGAGGCGGTGCGGGCGGCGACCTTCCGGGACGGCGCGCGGATCCTCGGGACGATGCTGCGCGAGCGCCCCCGGACGGCGCTGCCGCGTCTGGTGCGGCTGCTCCCGGCCCGGTCCCGGCCCGGCCCGGGCCCGGAGGCGGTGCGGCGCGGCGTCGACTCCGCGCCACCGCCGGGCGGCGGGGCGTGA
- a CDS encoding glycoside hydrolase family 15 protein, producing the protein MAGRIEDYALIGDRETAALVGADGSIDWMCAPRFDSPACFAALLGDEENGHWWIGPAGRPRCTRRAYRGDTLVLDTVWETTAGAVRLTDFMPSRGSGPLVVRVVEGLSGRVEMGSDLRLRFDNGRIVPWTWSVDARTAAAVAGPDSAFLHCDRTLGTDVSRRCTSARFTVPAGARISFVLGWSPSHIPPDMSTDPAAALDQTLGFWSSWAANCRYRGPFSEAVMRSLITLKALTYAPTGGIVAAVTSSVPEDLGGERNWDYRFCWLRDSTFTLSCLLRSGYREEAVAWKDWLVRAVAGEPADLQPLYGVGGQRRLPESSAEWLAGYEGSQPVRFGNAAVGQLQLDVYGEVVNTVYSAMRADVPIDRHVWALIASFMDHLGRHWTEPDAGFWEVRGPRRHFVHSKVMSWVAADRALRMARVAGLRGSADRWRAMRGEIAEEVCRRGWDDERSTFVQHYGSRQVDASALLLPRLGFLRPDDPRLLGTIEAVRGLGEDGFLRRYSSDAGPVHEVDGLTGGEGTFLACSFWFADALALTGRRREARDVFERVLDVRNDVGLLAEEWDPAVRRQLGNTPQAFSHVALVNAAFALHGTRENGRRQGARRRPAGAHA; encoded by the coding sequence ATGGCCGGGCGAATCGAGGACTACGCCCTGATCGGCGACCGGGAGACCGCGGCACTCGTCGGCGCCGACGGGTCGATCGACTGGATGTGCGCACCCCGCTTCGATTCCCCCGCCTGCTTCGCGGCGCTGCTCGGCGACGAGGAGAACGGCCACTGGTGGATCGGCCCCGCCGGCCGGCCCCGCTGCACCCGCCGCGCCTACCGCGGGGACACCCTCGTCCTGGACACCGTGTGGGAGACCACCGCCGGAGCCGTGCGGCTGACCGACTTCATGCCCTCCCGCGGCTCGGGGCCGCTGGTCGTCCGCGTCGTGGAAGGGCTGTCCGGGCGTGTGGAGATGGGCAGCGACCTGAGGCTCCGCTTCGACAACGGCCGCATCGTGCCGTGGACCTGGAGCGTGGACGCCCGCACGGCGGCAGCCGTCGCCGGCCCGGACTCCGCGTTCCTCCACTGCGACCGCACCCTCGGCACCGACGTCAGCAGAAGATGCACCTCGGCACGGTTCACCGTGCCCGCCGGGGCGCGGATCTCCTTCGTCCTCGGCTGGAGCCCGTCGCACATCCCGCCGGACATGTCCACGGACCCGGCCGCCGCCCTGGATCAGACGCTCGGCTTCTGGAGCTCCTGGGCCGCGAACTGCCGCTATCGCGGACCGTTCTCCGAGGCCGTCATGCGGTCCCTGATCACCCTCAAGGCGCTCACCTACGCCCCCACCGGCGGGATCGTCGCCGCGGTCACCTCGTCCGTCCCGGAGGACCTCGGGGGCGAACGCAACTGGGACTACCGCTTCTGCTGGCTCCGCGACTCCACCTTCACGCTCTCCTGCCTGCTGCGCAGCGGCTACCGCGAGGAGGCGGTGGCCTGGAAGGACTGGCTGGTCCGCGCCGTCGCCGGGGAACCGGCCGACCTCCAGCCGCTGTACGGCGTCGGCGGCCAGCGCCGGCTCCCCGAGAGCAGCGCCGAGTGGCTCGCCGGCTACGAGGGATCGCAGCCGGTGCGCTTCGGCAACGCCGCCGTCGGACAGCTCCAGCTCGACGTCTACGGCGAGGTCGTCAACACCGTCTACTCCGCGATGCGCGCCGACGTGCCCATCGACCGCCATGTCTGGGCCCTGATCGCCTCGTTCATGGACCACCTGGGCAGGCACTGGACCGAACCCGACGCCGGATTCTGGGAAGTCCGCGGCCCGCGACGCCACTTCGTCCACTCCAAGGTCATGTCCTGGGTCGCCGCCGACCGCGCCCTGCGGATGGCCCGCGTCGCCGGGCTGCGCGGGTCGGCCGACCGGTGGCGGGCGATGCGCGGGGAGATCGCCGAGGAGGTCTGCCGGCGCGGCTGGGACGACGAGCGCTCCACCTTCGTCCAGCACTACGGCTCCCGGCAGGTCGACGCCTCGGCGCTGCTGCTGCCGCGCCTCGGGTTCCTGCGCCCCGACGACCCCCGGCTGCTGGGGACCATCGAAGCGGTGCGCGGCCTGGGCGAGGACGGATTCCTGCGCCGCTACTCCTCGGACGCGGGGCCGGTGCACGAGGTGGACGGACTCACCGGGGGCGAAGGGACGTTCCTCGCCTGCTCGTTCTGGTTCGCCGACGCCCTCGCGCTCACCGGGAGGCGCCGCGAGGCGCGCGACGTCTTCGAACGGGTGCTGGACGTCCGCAACGACGTGGGACTGCTCGCCGAGGAGTGGGACCCCGCGGTCCGCCGGCAACTCGGCAACACCCCGCAGGCGTTCAGCCATGTCGCGCTGGTCAACGCGGCGTTCGCACTGCACGGCACCCGGGAGAACGGACGCCGGCAGGGCGCCCGGCGCCGGCCTGCCGGAGCACACGCGTGA
- a CDS encoding DUF3048 domain-containing protein, with protein MGGRAARRTGSAVAVCTAAALALGLVTGCSGGAPAPAPSGTRSAQQDVSYFTGLPARQGRPVLAVKIDNVRPARPHTGLGSADLVYVEQVEAGLTRILAVFSSRLPPRVGPVRSARESDLELLRQFDRPALAYSGAQSALRPLIDAAPVEAVPPGRAPKAYERGGDRPAPHNLYLRPERALAAAGDAGAASDIGLRFGPAPEEGRPATAYTVRYPSARYGFTWSAVDKGWRVAMDGIPAATTDGGPLAPATVVVQYTTIRPSEFGDRFGGVTPYTETVGSGRALVLRDGRAYDTRWERRTAAGDTVFITGRGERMTFAPGQVWIVLAPA; from the coding sequence ATGGGCGGACGGGCCGCACGACGCACAGGATCCGCCGTCGCCGTGTGCACGGCCGCGGCCCTCGCACTGGGGCTGGTGACCGGATGCTCCGGCGGCGCTCCGGCGCCGGCACCGTCCGGCACGCGCAGCGCGCAGCAGGACGTCTCGTACTTCACCGGCCTGCCGGCCCGGCAGGGGCGACCGGTCCTCGCCGTCAAGATCGACAACGTGCGCCCCGCCCGGCCCCACACCGGACTCGGCTCCGCCGACCTCGTCTACGTCGAGCAGGTCGAGGCGGGTCTCACCCGGATCCTCGCCGTGTTCTCGTCCCGGCTGCCGCCCCGCGTCGGCCCGGTGCGCAGTGCCCGGGAGTCGGACCTCGAACTGCTGCGTCAGTTCGACCGGCCGGCCCTCGCCTACTCCGGTGCGCAGTCGGCCCTGCGCCCGCTGATCGACGCCGCCCCCGTGGAGGCCGTGCCCCCCGGCCGCGCACCGAAGGCGTACGAGCGCGGCGGTGACCGGCCCGCCCCCCACAACCTCTACCTGCGTCCCGAGCGCGCCCTCGCCGCGGCGGGCGACGCCGGTGCCGCCTCCGACATCGGGCTGCGCTTCGGCCCCGCGCCCGAGGAGGGCCGCCCGGCCACCGCGTACACCGTGCGCTACCCGTCCGCCCGCTACGGCTTCACCTGGTCCGCCGTCGACAAGGGCTGGCGCGTCGCCATGGACGGCATTCCGGCGGCCACCACGGACGGCGGGCCGCTCGCCCCGGCCACCGTGGTCGTGCAGTACACGACCATCCGCCCCTCCGAGTTCGGCGACCGCTTCGGCGGCGTCACGCCGTACACGGAGACCGTCGGGTCCGGGCGGGCCCTGGTGCTGCGCGACGGTCGCGCGTACGACACGCGGTGGGAGCGGCGGACCGCGGCGGGGGACACGGTCTTCATCACCGGCCGGGGCGAGCGGATGACCTTCGCCCCCGGCCAGGTGTGGATCGTGCTGGCACCGGCCTGA
- a CDS encoding PP2C family protein-serine/threonine phosphatase, translated as MALFRMHGRRERTRARLWAAEQALDAIGTALDERTLCEELARFLCPGLCDAVAVDVLPPAGSGGVPRAADAPERAAVRGRAALLDAPDARPARGRTAPACLCLPMRAHGQVQGMLLAARAGRGFSRDETDILRHAARLTALLIVHARSHAAARGTALDLQRALLAEPGRPHPNLELATRYLPSGRGSLVGGDWFETVRLHFGRTLLVVGDVMGHGVDAAVDMNAYRSALRYVASADLPPHRVLRHLDATMAATAERRPATCLLVRVDPARSTATFTGAGHLPPVLFTPDGEARLVPVPVGPPLGTGVGGYEAVTRRLSGGETLLLFTDGLVERRDEDIDASLARLTGRWTTPGIGAEELLDAVLARCDAEHAEDDVAVLAARVRRRPAAADGTDPAPV; from the coding sequence GTGGCCTTGTTCCGGATGCACGGGCGGCGGGAGCGGACACGGGCCCGCCTGTGGGCGGCCGAGCAGGCGCTGGACGCCATCGGCACCGCCCTCGACGAGCGCACCCTGTGCGAGGAGCTCGCCCGCTTCCTCTGCCCCGGCCTGTGCGACGCCGTCGCGGTTGACGTCCTGCCCCCGGCCGGATCCGGCGGCGTGCCCCGGGCCGCGGACGCCCCGGAGCGCGCCGCCGTCCGGGGGCGCGCCGCGCTGCTCGACGCCCCGGACGCCCGGCCGGCGCGAGGCCGCACCGCTCCGGCCTGCCTGTGTCTGCCGATGCGCGCCCACGGACAGGTCCAGGGGATGCTGCTCGCCGCCCGTGCGGGCCGGGGCTTCAGCCGCGACGAGACGGACATCCTGCGGCACGCGGCCCGGCTCACCGCCCTGCTGATCGTCCACGCGCGCTCCCACGCCGCCGCCCGCGGCACCGCACTCGACCTCCAGCGCGCCCTGCTGGCCGAGCCCGGCCGCCCGCACCCGAACCTGGAGCTCGCCACCCGCTACCTGCCCTCGGGGCGGGGCAGCCTGGTCGGCGGCGACTGGTTCGAGACCGTCCGCCTCCACTTCGGGCGCACTTTGCTCGTGGTGGGGGACGTGATGGGCCACGGCGTCGACGCGGCCGTCGACATGAACGCCTACCGCTCGGCCCTGCGCTACGTCGCCTCCGCCGACCTTCCGCCCCACCGGGTCCTGCGCCATCTCGACGCCACCATGGCGGCCACGGCCGAGCGCCGGCCGGCCACCTGCCTGCTCGTCCGCGTGGACCCGGCCCGCTCCACGGCCACCTTCACCGGCGCCGGGCACCTGCCCCCCGTCCTCTTCACACCGGACGGCGAGGCGCGGCTGGTGCCCGTGCCGGTCGGGCCGCCGCTCGGCACCGGCGTCGGCGGGTACGAGGCCGTCACCCGGCGGCTGTCCGGCGGGGAGACGCTGCTGCTCTTCACGGACGGACTCGTGGAGCGAAGGGACGAGGACATCGACGCCTCGCTGGCGCGGCTCACCGGGCGGTGGACGACGCCGGGCATCGGGGCCGAGGAACTCCTCGACGCGGTCCTCGCGCGGTGCGACGCGGAGCACGCCGAGGACGACGTCGCCGTCCTGGCCGCCCGCGTCCGCCGCCGCCCGGCCGCGGCGGACGGCACGGACCCGGCCCCGGTCTGA
- a CDS encoding cytochrome P450 family protein has protein sequence MELKRRKPYVLDPQADPVAQARELRALGPLVAVELPGGVAAWSATDLATAQRVLAHEDLTKDAAHWPDLVEGRIPDDWELIAVVRGAAMLHQGGDEHRRLRGLASAAFTRAPIEAMRPRVAEIARELLDAADPGDGGVVDLRESYAYPLPVRVVCELLGVPDTAVSELRERFERLVTPSAPGDGGNIQEAVGAIYASLGALIQVKRAAPGDDLTTALIQARDDEDRLSEQELVETLFLIMIAGHETSIHAITNTVHALLDDPAALERVLASDAPGKWADAAEEGLRFSSPVPHALMRYAVRDTEIAGVRVAQGDPVIASLFTVGRDPGRHRDPERFDHTRSTRRDHAAFGFGAHYCLGARLARLEIEVALGTLFERFPDLAPADASFGSDRYASIPIQGLRTLPVRLRASARVSG, from the coding sequence GTGGAACTCAAGCGTCGCAAGCCGTACGTGCTCGACCCGCAGGCCGATCCGGTCGCCCAGGCGCGGGAGTTGCGCGCACTCGGACCGCTGGTCGCCGTCGAATTGCCGGGCGGGGTCGCGGCCTGGTCGGCGACGGATCTGGCGACGGCGCAGCGGGTGCTGGCCCATGAGGACCTCACCAAGGACGCGGCCCACTGGCCGGATCTGGTGGAGGGACGGATACCGGACGACTGGGAGCTGATCGCCGTGGTGCGCGGCGCGGCGATGCTCCATCAGGGGGGTGACGAGCACCGAAGACTCCGGGGGCTGGCGAGTGCCGCGTTCACCCGTGCGCCGATCGAGGCGATGCGGCCGCGGGTGGCGGAGATCGCGCGGGAGCTGCTGGACGCGGCCGACCCCGGCGACGGCGGGGTGGTGGATCTGCGGGAGAGCTACGCCTATCCCCTGCCGGTGCGGGTGGTCTGCGAGCTGCTCGGGGTGCCCGACACGGCCGTGTCGGAGCTGCGGGAGCGCTTCGAACGGCTGGTCACCCCGAGTGCGCCGGGCGACGGCGGGAACATCCAGGAGGCCGTGGGGGCGATCTACGCCTCGCTCGGCGCGCTGATCCAGGTCAAGCGGGCCGCGCCGGGCGACGATCTGACCACGGCGCTGATCCAGGCCCGTGACGACGAGGACCGGCTGAGCGAGCAGGAGCTGGTGGAAACCCTGTTCCTCATCATGATCGCGGGTCACGAGACGAGCATCCACGCCATCACCAACACGGTGCACGCCCTGCTGGACGACCCGGCGGCGCTGGAGCGGGTGCTGGCGTCCGACGCCCCCGGCAAGTGGGCGGACGCCGCGGAGGAGGGGCTGCGCTTCTCCTCGCCGGTGCCGCACGCGCTGATGCGCTACGCCGTCAGGGACACCGAGATCGCCGGTGTGCGGGTGGCCCAGGGGGATCCCGTGATCGCCAGCCTGTTCACGGTGGGCCGGGACCCGGGGCGGCACCGCGATCCCGAGCGCTTCGACCACACCCGGTCCACCCGCCGCGACCACGCCGCCTTCGGTTTCGGAGCCCATTACTGCCTGGGCGCGCGGCTGGCCCGGCTGGAGATCGAGGTCGCCCTCGGCACGCTGTTCGAGCGCTTCCCCGATCTGGCTCCCGCGGACGCGTCGTTCGGCTCGGACCGTTACGCGTCCATCCCGATCCAGGGGCTGCGCACCCTGCCGGTGCGGTTGCGCGCCTCGGCTCGGGTGAGCGGCTGA
- a CDS encoding NAD(P)/FAD-dependent oxidoreductase, translated as MARPTILVVGAGFAGVECVRRLERELSPGEAEILLVTPFSYQLYLPLLPQVAAGVLTPQSVALSLRRSTRHRTRIVPGGAIGIDTAAKAVVVRKITGETVAQRYDHLVLAPGSITRTFDIPGLVEHARGMKTLAEAAYIRDHVIAQLDIADASHDEAERASRLQFVVVGGGYAGTETAACLQRLTTAAVKRYPRLDPRQIKWHLIDIAPKLMPELGDRLGAVALDILHRRGIEVSLGVSVAKAGAESVTFTDGRELPCRTLIWTAGVAASPLMATLGTETVKGRLLVRPDMTVPGADGVFALGDAAAVPDLVKGDGAVCPPTAQHAMRQGRKAAANVIASLRGKPLEPYVHKDLGLVVDLGGKDAVSKPLGIELRGLPAQAVARGYHWGAVRTGVAKTRVLTNWLLNAVAGDDFVRTGFLARKPGTLRDFEYTDAYLGQDEVREHTAALRASM; from the coding sequence GTGGCACGACCGACGATTCTCGTGGTGGGCGCCGGCTTCGCCGGGGTCGAGTGCGTACGCCGCCTGGAACGCGAACTCTCCCCAGGGGAAGCCGAGATCCTCCTGGTGACGCCGTTCTCCTACCAGCTCTACCTGCCGCTGCTGCCCCAGGTCGCGGCCGGCGTCCTGACCCCCCAGTCGGTCGCCCTGTCCCTGCGGCGCAGCACCCGCCACCGCACCCGCATCGTCCCCGGCGGCGCCATCGGCATCGACACCGCCGCCAAGGCCGTCGTCGTGCGCAAGATCACCGGGGAGACGGTCGCCCAGCGCTACGACCACCTGGTCCTCGCGCCCGGCAGCATCACCAGGACCTTCGACATCCCCGGACTGGTCGAACACGCGCGCGGGATGAAGACCCTCGCCGAAGCCGCCTACATCCGCGACCACGTGATCGCCCAGCTCGACATCGCCGACGCCAGCCACGACGAGGCCGAACGCGCGTCCCGGCTCCAGTTCGTGGTCGTCGGCGGCGGATACGCGGGGACCGAGACGGCGGCCTGCCTCCAGCGCCTCACCACCGCCGCCGTCAAGCGCTACCCGAGGCTCGACCCCCGCCAGATCAAGTGGCACCTGATCGACATCGCCCCGAAGCTGATGCCCGAACTCGGCGACCGGCTCGGCGCCGTCGCCCTCGACATCCTCCACCGGCGCGGCATCGAGGTCTCGCTCGGCGTCTCCGTCGCCAAGGCCGGTGCCGAGTCCGTCACCTTCACCGACGGCCGCGAACTGCCGTGCCGCACGCTCATCTGGACCGCGGGCGTGGCGGCGAGCCCGCTGATGGCGACCCTCGGCACCGAGACCGTCAAGGGACGCCTGCTGGTACGTCCCGACATGACCGTGCCCGGCGCGGACGGGGTCTTCGCCCTCGGCGACGCGGCTGCCGTGCCCGACCTCGTGAAGGGCGACGGCGCGGTCTGCCCGCCCACCGCCCAGCACGCCATGCGCCAGGGCCGCAAGGCGGCGGCCAACGTGATCGCGTCCCTGCGGGGCAAGCCGCTCGAACCGTACGTGCACAAGGACCTGGGGCTCGTCGTCGACCTGGGCGGCAAGGACGCCGTCTCCAAGCCGCTCGGCATCGAACTCCGCGGACTGCCCGCCCAGGCCGTGGCCCGCGGCTACCACTGGGGCGCCGTACGGACGGGCGTGGCGAAGACCCGCGTGCTCACCAACTGGCTCCTCAACGCGGTGGCCGGCGACGACTTCGTGCGCACCGGCTTCCTGGCCCGCAAGCCCGGCACGCTGCGGGACTTCGAGTACACCGACGCGTACCTCGGCCAGGACGAGGTGCGCGAGCACACGGCCGCACTGCGCGCCAGCATGTGA
- a CDS encoding proteinase inhibitor I4 serpin, whose amino-acid sequence MQPAARAVGAVNGLTARWAASADGDDAVFSAPGVWPLLALLCDAADERAGAGLEEAAGVRRGEAAHAARELTAALAGVRGLRSATGLWAAEGLPLRPGWVAGLPADVLGRLTGDPVADGAALDAWAADRTGGMIRSMPPVLSGRTRLLLAAAQAVRTRWLQGFRETRLAPSAGPWAGTACAGLVRTTSLPAALGVAATGAGPVSVLRVLGDAGVDVHLLLGEEGMAPGAVLDGGVGVLTGRWTAVPGDRLPVGEAGPGVVVGSAAAVRPDAQLHALVVPFRLRAEHDLLKQEALAGLSAALGGGGCFPGISPRPLALDAAAQSAMAVFGAEGFETASVSAVGSRTGGAAASARHVVRRVEAVYDRPFGFLTVHRASGLALSAGWVNRPVPYAVPGRGV is encoded by the coding sequence ATGCAACCGGCGGCACGGGCCGTAGGCGCGGTGAACGGGCTCACGGCCCGCTGGGCGGCCTCCGCGGACGGTGACGACGCGGTCTTCTCCGCGCCCGGCGTGTGGCCGCTCCTCGCGCTGCTGTGCGACGCCGCGGACGAGCGTGCCGGAGCGGGGCTGGAGGAGGCCGCCGGCGTGCGCCGGGGCGAAGCGGCGCACGCAGCGCGGGAGCTGACGGCGGCTCTGGCGGGGGTGCGGGGTCTGCGGTCGGCGACCGGCCTGTGGGCCGCGGAGGGCCTGCCGCTGCGTCCGGGGTGGGTGGCGGGTCTCCCGGCGGACGTGCTGGGCCGGCTGACGGGTGACCCGGTGGCGGACGGCGCGGCTCTGGACGCCTGGGCGGCCGACCGCACGGGCGGGATGATCCGTTCGATGCCGCCGGTCCTGTCGGGGCGGACGCGCCTGCTGCTCGCCGCCGCGCAGGCGGTGCGCACGCGGTGGCTCCAGGGGTTCCGCGAGACCCGGCTGGCGCCGTCGGCCGGACCGTGGGCGGGCACGGCGTGTGCGGGGCTCGTCAGGACGACATCGCTGCCCGCCGCTCTCGGGGTGGCCGCGACCGGAGCGGGGCCGGTGTCCGTGCTCAGGGTGCTGGGCGACGCGGGGGTCGACGTCCATCTGCTGCTCGGCGAGGAGGGCATGGCGCCGGGCGCGGTGCTGGACGGCGGTGTCGGCGTGCTCACGGGGCGGTGGACGGCTGTTCCGGGCGACCGGCTGCCGGTCGGCGAGGCGGGTCCCGGGGTGGTCGTCGGGTCGGCCGCGGCGGTGCGGCCGGACGCGCAACTGCATGCCCTGGTCGTGCCGTTCCGGCTGCGCGCGGAGCACGACCTGCTGAAGCAGGAGGCGCTGGCGGGGCTCTCGGCCGCCCTCGGCGGGGGCGGGTGCTTCCCCGGGATCAGCCCGCGCCCCCTGGCACTCGACGCGGCGGCGCAGTCGGCGATGGCCGTGTTCGGCGCCGAGGGCTTCGAGACGGCGTCGGTCTCCGCCGTCGGTTCCCGGACGGGCGGCGCCGCGGCGTCGGCGCGCCATGTGGTGCGGCGGGTGGAGGCGGTCTACGACCGGCCGTTCGGGTTTCTCACGGTGCACCGCGCCTCGGGCCTGGCGCTGTCCGCCGGCTGGGTGAACCGGCCGGTGCCGTACGCCGTGCCCGGGCGGGGCGTCTGA